In Haliaeetus albicilla chromosome 2, bHalAlb1.1, whole genome shotgun sequence, a single genomic region encodes these proteins:
- the LOC104312417 gene encoding C-C chemokine receptor type 2, protein MENHTTDLGDLPLTTEFDYSDSAPCMGAEEKHFAAKLLPPLYSLVVIFGLTGNMLVVLILVKYKRLKSMTDIYLLNLAISDLLFVFSLPFWAYYAVHDWIFGEALCRILSGVYLLGFYSGIFFIILLTLDRYLAIVHAVFALKARTVTYGILTSAVTWAVATFASVPGIIFHKTQKENSRYTCSAHYPSDATINWKYSYTLKMNILGLIVPMLIMIFSYSQILKTLLRCRNEKKQKAVRLIFVIMIFYFIFWTPFHISSFLYTFQSSLFIPNCEIKGQLEKAIQVTETISMIHCCINPVIYAFVGEKFRKYLYAFFRKHVAAHLCKKCPTLYREKLERVSSTCTPSTAEHDISTGL, encoded by the coding sequence ATGGAAAACCATACCACAGACTTAGGCGACTTGCCACTGACAACAGAATTTGACTACAGTGATTCAGCTCCATGCATGGGAGCTGAGGAAAAGCACTTTGCAGCAAAACTTTTGCCACCGCTTTATTCTTTGGTGGTGATATTTGGCCTCACAGGCAACATGCTCGTTGTCCTCATCCTGGTAAAATACAAGAGATTGAAGAGTATGACTGACATCTACCTGCTCAATTTGGCAATATCTGatttgctttttgtattttctctccctttttggGCTTATTATGCTGTTCATGACTGGATTTTTGGGGAGGCGCTGTGTAGAATTCTCTCGGGTGTCTACCTCCTTGGCTTCTACAGTGGCATCTTTTTCATAATCCTGTTGACTCTGGACAGGTACCTGGCCATAGTGCATGCAgtgtttgctttaaaagctAGGACAGTTACCTACGGCATCCTCACCAGCGCTGTCACTTGGGCTGTTGCTACTTTTGCTTCTGTTCCTGGGATAATATTTCACAAAACTCAAAAGGAAAATTCACGTTATACTTGCAGTGCTCACTATCCAAGCGATGCCACAATAAATTGGAAGTACTCCTATACTTTAAAGATGAACATCCTGGGACTTATTGTTCCAATGCTCATTATGATTTTCAGTTACTCACAAATTCTAAAAACATTATTGAGATGTaggaatgagaaaaaacagaaggcagTCAGACTTATTTTTGTGATcatgattttttatttcatcttctgGACACCATtccatatttcttcttttttgtataCATTTCAAAGTTCACTTTTCATCCCAAATTGTGAAATCAAAGGTCAACTGGAGAAAGCAATCCAAGTGACAGAAACAATATCAATGATCCACTGTTGTATCAACCCTGTGATCTATGCATTTGTTGGAGAAAAATTTAGGAAATATCTTTATGCCTTTTTCCGAAAGCATGTTGCAGCCCACCTCTGCAAAAAATGTCCAACTCTTTATCGTGAAAAATTAGAAAGAGTTAGTTCCACATGCACACCATCCACTGCAGAGCATGACATCTCTACTGGACtgtaa